The genomic segment ACCTGGTAAGGTTCTTCGCGTTGCTTCGAATTAAACCACATGCTCCACTGCTTGTGCGGGCCCCCGTCAATTCCTTTGAGTTTCAGCCTTGCGGCCGTACTCCCCAGGCGGAATGCTTAATGTGTTAACTTCAGCACTAAGGGGTTGGACCCCCCTAACACCTGGCATTCATCGTTTACGGCGTGGACTACCAGGGTATCTAATCCTGTTCGCTCCCCACGCTTTCGCACCTCAGCGTCAGTAACAGACCAGAGAGCCGCCTTCGCCACTGGTATTCCTCCACATCTCTACGCATTTCACCGCTACACGTGGAATTCTACTCTCCTCTTCTGTACTCAAGCTCCCCAGTTTCCAATGCCCGCCTGCAGTTGAGCTGCAGAATTTCACATCAGACTTAAGAAGCCGCCTGCGCGCGCTTTACGCCCAATAATTCCGGACAACGCTTGCCACCTACGTATTACCGCGGCTGCTGGCACGTAGTTAGCCGTGGCTTTCTGGCCGGATACCGTCACGACGCGGACATTTCCTCCCGCATCCGTTCTTCTCCGGCAACAGAGCTTTACGATCCGAAAACCTTCTTCGCTCACGCGGCGTTGCTCCATCAGACTTTCGTCCATTGTGGAAGATTCCCTACTGCTGCCTCCCGTAGGAGTTTGGGCCGTGTCTCAGTCCCAATGTGGCCGATCACCCTCTCAGGTCGGCTATGCATCGCAGCCTTGGTGGGCCGTTGCCCCGCCAACAAGCTAATGCACCGCGGGCCCATCAGTCAGTGATGGCCGAAACCATCTTTCAGCTCCGCACCATGCGGTGCGGAGGATCATCCGGTATTAGCTGCGGTTTCCCACAGTTATCCCAGTCTGACCGGCAGGTTGCCCACGTGTTACTCACCCATCCGCCGCTCACCTCAGGGAGCAAGCTCCCCTCTGTGCGCACGACTTGCATGTATTAGGCACGCCGCCAGCGTTCGTCCTGAGCCAGGATCAAACTCTCCAAAAAAAGTATTGCTTCTTCCAGATCCCTTTCGGCATCCGGGTCAGACTTTTTTCGTTCATCAGATCCATAGCAAATTGAATTGATCAGGGGATAAACCCCTCAAATCACGCTTGGCTTTTGTTCAGTTTTCAAGGAACATTCAAACAGCAACTCTAATATTATACTATCAAACAGGAATGATGTCAACACCTGAAAAATATCAGGCGAAACATTCACTGTCTGTCGAAAAGGGCAAGAAAAATCTTATCATGTTCGTTCAGACAAGTCAACCGGAAATTTTAAATCAATCCGTCAATCTGTCGCTGAAAGAACATGTTTGATGTTCCCGCCAAAAGACAACGATATATAATTTAACATGGATTTTATCGATCGTCAATACCTGATCGTAAAAATCAGTAAAGCAAAATCCGCCAGAATATAATCAATCAACAAAACAAGGCTCCGATGGAATTGAAATCAGGAGCCTGGTTGAATCTCACGCATTCATCTCATTGATTCAGACTTCCATCGGGAACATGCCTTACTCTATTTTCCGACGGTATCCGGATCGTCGGTATGACTGGCTTCTTTATGCTGACATTCCGGACAGATACCATACACTTCCAGCCTGTGCGAATCGACTTTAAATCCTGTCACCTGAGCCGCCAGAGACTGAACTTCATCCAGTCCCGGATAATAAAAGTCTACAATTTTTCCACACTTGCGGCAGATAATATGATAATGCTGTTTAGTTGAAAAATCAAAACGGCTTGACGAATCTCCATAGGTCAGTTCTTTGACCAGACCTGTCTTTTTAAAAACACGCAGGTTGTTATAAACCGTCGCAACACTCATATTAGGAAATTTATGTTCCAGAGCTTTATAAATCTCATCAGCAGTTGGGTGCGAACCGGAAACCACAAGGTATTCCAGAATCGCATGGCGCTGAGGTGTAATTCGAACACCGGAGTTTTTAAGCATATCAATGGCTTTATCAACTTTCACCGTTCCTGTATCCACCGTCACGCACCTCGCTTTCAGACAGATAGCGTTATCAAATATAAATTATCACCTTAAAATGGTTACAATTCATTTTCAGTTTATCCTGTTTATGCCTGTCCTGTCAATGCAGAGCACTTAGTCTGTCTGTCCGCCATGTTTTTCCAGATTGTGTCCGGACCGGATCATATTATTATGTATATCATATACCGATTTTTCGATGTGTATCCGAATTCTTTTTCTCAACTGCGCCTGTATCTGAAAAGATCTGTTTAACAATAAGTAAAGAAAAAACCGGACAATGAACAACGTCCGGTTTACCAAAGGGAAGTGATGCATTTACTTCCGAATTAATTCAATTTTTCTTTTACAAACTGATAAACATCGGCAATATGTCCGGATACTTTAACTTTCGGCCAGACCTTTACGACCTTGCCCTGCTTATCAATCACAAACGTTGAGCGGACAATACCCATATACTCTCTGCCGAAATTCTTTTTCTTCTGCCAGGCTCCGTACAGCTTCGCTGCGGTATGATCAATATCTGCGAGAAGGGTAAACGGCAGATCGTGTTTCGCTGTAAACTTCTGATGCTTCTCGATCGGATCCGGGCTCACACCGATGACGACGGTGTCCAGGTCTTTAAACATTTTATTCTGATCACGAAAATCGCACGCTTCATTCGTACAACCCGGTGTCATGTCCTTCGGGTAGAAATACAGAACAATATTCCTTCCCTTCAATTTTGACAAGGTTACATTTTCTCCGCCGGTTGCCCGAAGAGTAAAATCCGGTGCTTCCGTTCCTTCTTCAATCATCAACAATGCCTCCTGGTTTGATTATGTTTTTCAGGAAATCCGAATACCAATCTTTCCAAACTGTGTGCCCGCCTTCAGTTTCTGAAGCGCTTCTCCGGCATGTTCCAGGGGGACGACTTCATCTACTACGGGCCTGATTTTGTTTTTACGGAATAAATCCGTCATCCGTAAAAATTCCTCAATACTGCCTAAAGTGGATCCGTGCAGATTCCACTGATTGTAGAAAAACTGTCGCAGATCCAGCTGAATGATGTCTCCCGCCGATGCACCGAAAGCAACGACCGTTCCGCCCTCCTTCAAGAGGCCGAGCGAACGGTGAAACGTCGCGGCTCCGACACTTTCAATGACCAGATCGACCGTCTCACCTTTTAAGGCTTTCTGCCAGTCCTGATCATTTTCCAGCGTGATATCGGCACCGAGGTCCCTTGCCTTCTCCAGCTTTTCTGTGCTGCGTGAGGATACAATGACTTTTGCCCCGACAGCCTTTGCCATCTGCAGCATATATGTAGCAACGCCGCTCCCGATACCGGGAATAAATACGGCTTCCCCCTCCTTCAGGGCACCGCGGGTGAACATCGCGCGGTAACCGGTCAGTGCAG from the Sporolactobacillus sp. Y61 genome contains:
- the perR gene encoding peroxide-responsive transcriptional repressor PerR; the encoded protein is MLKNSGVRITPQRHAILEYLVVSGSHPTADEIYKALEHKFPNMSVATVYNNLRVFKKTGLVKELTYGDSSSRFDFSTKQHYHIICRKCGKIVDFYYPGLDEVQSLAAQVTGFKVDSHRLEVYGICPECQHKEASHTDDPDTVGK
- the bcp gene encoding thioredoxin-dependent thiol peroxidase; translation: MIEEGTEAPDFTLRATGGENVTLSKLKGRNIVLYFYPKDMTPGCTNEACDFRDQNKMFKDLDTVVIGVSPDPIEKHQKFTAKHDLPFTLLADIDHTAAKLYGAWQKKKNFGREYMGIVRSTFVIDKQGKVVKVWPKVKVSGHIADVYQFVKEKLN
- a CDS encoding zinc-binding dehydrogenase, with amino-acid sequence MRALVHEGHAGFEGLHFRNDFPEPQPGPGEVKVALRASGLNHRDLFVVQKRHQAGDPPLIIGSDGAGVVTATGEGVTKARVGDEVLIIPALRWEKESPAPPADFEILGLPDNGTLAEYIVVAESQVTAKPEYLSWDEAGVLPLSALTGYRAMFTRGALKEGEAVFIPGIGSGVATYMLQMAKAVGAKVIVSSRSTEKLEKARDLGADITLENDQDWQKALKGETVDLVIESVGAATFHRSLGLLKEGGTVVAFGASAGDIIQLDLRQFFYNQWNLHGSTLGSIEEFLRMTDLFRKNKIRPVVDEVVPLEHAGEALQKLKAGTQFGKIGIRIS